Proteins from a genomic interval of Polaribacter sp. Q13:
- the dnaB gene encoding replicative DNA helicase produces MEKTTPVTGKKIDKSRLVQLEKGKIPPQAVELEEAVLGAMMIDKKGIDDVIDILSADAFYDQKHQDIYATIYELFQNSEPIDLLTVSNLLKKNGKLEFVGGDFFLIRLTQKVASSAHIEFHARIILQKFIQRRLISISSEIIENAYDESTDVFDLLDDAEAKLFEVTQGNLKKSSEDAGSLVKQALAKIQEIGNQEGMSGLATGFTKLDALTSGWQPSDLVIIAARPGMGKTAFVISMAKNMAIDFGHGVAVFSLEMSSVQLITRMISSETGLTSEKLRKGNLEPHEWEQLNVKVKKLSDAPIFIDDTPSLSVFDLRAKARRLVSQHGVRIIVIDYLQLMTAGGKSNGNREQEISMISRNLKALAKELEVPVIALSQLSRAVETRGGSKRPLLSDLRESGAIEQDADIVSFIFRPEYYGMTEWDDDDHSPCEGQGEFIVAKHRNGGLENIRLKFTGHLAKFSDLEEGFSSEFQSSMNADFPEDPFAGQGGVDPKDAFGSDDVPF; encoded by the coding sequence ATGGAAAAAACGACTCCTGTTACGGGTAAAAAGATAGATAAATCAAGATTAGTACAACTTGAGAAAGGGAAAATTCCGCCGCAGGCAGTAGAGTTAGAAGAAGCTGTACTTGGCGCAATGATGATTGATAAAAAAGGTATTGACGATGTTATAGACATTTTAAGTGCCGATGCTTTTTACGATCAGAAACACCAAGATATATACGCAACTATTTACGAATTGTTTCAAAACTCTGAACCAATTGACCTTTTAACAGTATCTAACTTGTTAAAAAAGAATGGAAAACTAGAATTTGTTGGTGGTGATTTCTTTTTAATTCGTTTAACTCAAAAGGTGGCTTCTTCTGCCCACATTGAGTTTCATGCTAGAATTATTCTTCAAAAATTTATTCAACGTAGATTAATTTCCATTTCTAGTGAAATTATAGAAAATGCCTACGATGAAAGTACGGATGTTTTCGATTTATTAGATGATGCAGAGGCAAAACTTTTTGAAGTTACCCAAGGGAATTTAAAAAAGAGTTCTGAAGATGCAGGTTCTTTAGTAAAGCAAGCTTTGGCTAAAATTCAAGAAATTGGAAACCAAGAAGGAATGTCTGGTTTGGCAACTGGTTTTACCAAATTAGACGCCTTAACTTCTGGATGGCAACCATCCGATTTAGTGATTATTGCTGCACGTCCTGGTATGGGAAAAACGGCATTTGTAATTTCTATGGCAAAAAACATGGCTATTGATTTTGGTCATGGTGTTGCCGTATTCTCGTTAGAGATGTCTTCTGTTCAGTTGATTACGCGTATGATTTCTTCGGAAACAGGCTTAACATCAGAAAAATTAAGAAAAGGAAACTTAGAACCACACGAATGGGAACAGTTAAACGTAAAAGTTAAGAAATTATCTGATGCACCTATTTTTATTGATGATACACCGTCTCTTTCTGTATTTGATTTACGTGCAAAAGCACGAAGATTGGTATCTCAACACGGAGTTAGAATTATTGTAATTGATTATTTACAATTGATGACTGCCGGTGGAAAATCTAATGGAAATCGTGAACAAGAAATCTCTATGATTTCTAGAAACTTAAAGGCTTTAGCAAAAGAATTAGAAGTACCAGTAATTGCACTTTCTCAGTTATCTCGTGCGGTAGAAACGCGTGGAGGATCTAAAAGACCTTTATTGTCTGATTTACGTGAATCTGGAGCAATTGAGCAAGATGCCGATATTGTATCGTTTATTTTCCGTCCAGAATACTACGGAATGACAGAGTGGGATGATGATGATCATTCACCATGTGAGGGACAAGGAGAATTTATTGTTGCAAAACACAGAAATGGTGGATTGGAAAATATCCGTTTAAAATTTACGGGACATTTAGCAAAATTCTCAGATTTAGAAGAAGGATTTAGTAGTGAATTCCAATCGTCTATGAATGCAGATTTCCCTGAAGATCCTTTTGCAGGACAAGGAGGAGTGGACCCGAAAGATGCTTTTGGAAGTGATGATGTTCCTTTTTAA
- a CDS encoding type II toxin-antitoxin system RelE/ParE family toxin has product MEIIWSDFAKIILKEIHYYYKKKANKIIADNIKKDIFSTTKQLVNFPNSGTEENALKVLNQNHKYLISGNFKIIYRPIKEGILITDVFDTRQNPEKINNANR; this is encoded by the coding sequence ATGGAAATAATTTGGTCTGATTTTGCTAAAATAATATTGAAAGAGATTCATTATTATTACAAAAAGAAAGCGAATAAAATAATTGCTGATAATATAAAAAAAGATATTTTTTCTACAACAAAACAGTTAGTAAATTTTCCTAATTCTGGAACCGAAGAAAACGCCTTAAAAGTTTTAAATCAAAACCATAAATATCTCATTAGTGGAAATTTTAAAATTATTTATAGACCTATAAAAGAAGGCATATTAATTACTGATGTTTTTGATACAAGGCAAAACCCTGAAAAAATTAATAACGCAAATAGATAG
- a CDS encoding asparagine synthetase B, whose protein sequence is MSHDNQKNHLKAYGIVYFSLEASLKSKWLLNYDGGAFLIENNKIVENECKIRGVSYQIISDAKAQLILQEISSPSSNQDAVTLEKAPKIAVYSPKDKMPWDDAVTMVLTYAEIPFDVIYDKEVLADKLLLYEWLHLHHEDFTGQYGKFYGAFRTAPWYVEGKFRAEKQAKELGFSKVSEEKLAVAKKIRDYVIGGGFMFAMCSATDSFDIALSAEGVDIAEAMFDGDASELNYQSKINYNKTFAFKDYQLIKNPTTYEFSTIDMTSKRKIPKTSDYFSLGEFSAKWDPVPTMLTQNHTTLVKGFMGQTTSFDRNTIKTNVLVLGENKVNREARYIHGTKGKGMFTFYGGHDPEDYTHRVGDPKTELDLHPTSPGYRLILNNVLFPAAKKKKQKT, encoded by the coding sequence ATGAGTCATGATAATCAGAAAAACCACTTAAAAGCCTACGGAATTGTTTATTTTTCTTTAGAAGCCAGTTTAAAATCGAAATGGTTATTAAATTATGATGGAGGTGCTTTTTTAATAGAAAATAATAAGATTGTAGAAAATGAATGTAAAATACGTGGAGTTTCTTATCAAATAATTTCGGATGCAAAAGCGCAATTGATATTGCAAGAAATTTCATCACCATCTTCTAATCAAGATGCGGTAACTTTAGAAAAAGCGCCAAAAATAGCGGTGTATTCTCCAAAAGATAAAATGCCTTGGGATGATGCTGTAACCATGGTTTTAACGTATGCTGAAATTCCGTTTGATGTTATTTATGACAAAGAAGTATTGGCAGACAAACTACTATTATATGAATGGTTGCATTTACATCACGAAGACTTTACGGGACAATATGGGAAGTTTTATGGAGCATTTAGAACAGCACCTTGGTACGTAGAAGGAAAGTTTAGAGCAGAAAAACAGGCAAAAGAACTAGGTTTCTCTAAGGTTTCGGAAGAAAAATTAGCGGTTGCAAAAAAGATAAGGGATTACGTAATTGGTGGCGGTTTTATGTTTGCCATGTGCTCTGCAACGGATAGTTTTGATATTGCATTATCCGCAGAAGGTGTAGATATTGCTGAGGCTATGTTTGATGGAGATGCATCTGAATTAAATTATCAATCGAAAATAAACTACAATAAAACTTTTGCTTTTAAAGATTATCAGTTAATTAAAAACCCAACAACTTATGAGTTTTCTACCATAGATATGACGAGTAAGCGTAAAATTCCAAAAACATCAGATTATTTTTCTTTAGGTGAATTTTCAGCAAAATGGGATCCTGTGCCTACCATGTTAACCCAAAATCATACGACTTTAGTAAAAGGGTTTATGGGGCAAACAACTTCATTCGACAGAAATACAATAAAAACAAATGTGTTGGTTTTAGGTGAAAACAAAGTAAATAGAGAAGCACGTTATATTCATGGAACCAAAGGAAAAGGAATGTTTACTTTTTATGGAGGTCATGATCCTGAAGATTATACCCACAGAGTCGGCGATCCTAAAACCGAATTAGATTTGCATCCAACATCACCAGGTTATCGTTTAATTTTGAATAATGTATTGTTTCCTGCGGCAAAGAAAAAGAAGCAAAAAACATAA
- a CDS encoding transketolase: MPTTQQLQDFTQQVRRDILRMVHKVNSGHPGGSLGCAEFITCLYQEVMDYSTDFTMDGKNEDLFFLSNGHISPVFYSVLAHSGFFPVEELATFRLLNSRLQGHPTTHEGLPGVRIASGSLGQGMSNGLGAAQAKKLNGDDKIVYTLHGDGELQEGQNWEAIMYASAKKVDNIIATIDLNGKQIDGSTDEVLPMGSIRAKFEAFGWDVLDVEKGNDIEAILAGLAEAKALTGKGKPVCILLHTEMGNGVDFMMHTHAWHGKAPSDEQLENALAQNPATLGDY; this comes from the coding sequence ATGCCAACAACACAACAATTACAAGATTTTACGCAACAAGTTCGTAGAGATATATTACGTATGGTTCATAAAGTAAATTCTGGTCACCCAGGAGGATCTTTAGGATGTGCAGAATTTATTACTTGTCTTTATCAAGAAGTAATGGATTATTCTACAGATTTTACAATGGACGGAAAGAATGAAGATTTATTTTTCCTATCAAACGGACATATTTCTCCAGTTTTTTATAGTGTTTTGGCACATAGTGGATTTTTCCCTGTAGAAGAATTAGCTACTTTTAGATTGTTAAACTCTCGTTTACAAGGACACCCTACTACGCATGAAGGTTTGCCTGGGGTAAGAATTGCTTCTGGTTCTTTAGGTCAAGGAATGTCTAATGGTTTAGGTGCTGCACAAGCTAAAAAATTAAACGGAGACGATAAAATAGTGTATACTCTACATGGTGATGGTGAATTGCAAGAAGGGCAGAACTGGGAAGCAATTATGTATGCATCAGCAAAAAAAGTGGATAACATTATTGCAACAATCGATTTAAACGGTAAACAAATTGACGGTTCTACAGACGAAGTTTTACCAATGGGAAGCATCAGAGCAAAATTTGAAGCTTTTGGTTGGGATGTTTTAGATGTTGAAAAAGGAAATGATATTGAGGCTATTTTAGCAGGTTTAGCGGAAGCGAAAGCGTTAACAGGAAAAGGAAAACCAGTTTGTATTTTATTGCATACAGAAATGGGGAATGGAGTAGATTTTATGATGCACACACATGCATGGCATGGTAAAGCACCAAGTGATGAGCAGTTAGAAAATGCTTTGGCTCAAAACCCAGCTACTTTAGGAGATTACTAG
- the bshA gene encoding N-acetyl-alpha-D-glucosaminyl L-malate synthase BshA: protein MKIGIVCYPTFGGSGVVATELGMALADKGHEVHFITYNQPVRLDFISHNLHFHQVLLEEYPLFQYQPYELALSSKMVEVVEKFELEVLHVHYAIPHAYAAYMAKQMLKEKGIPVKVVTTLHGTDITLVGSHPTYKTAVEFSINNSDVVTAVSNDLKKTSNRLFNIKKDIKVIYNFIDVEKYDKSHQQKCNRIAIAKPHERILTHISNFRPVKRVEDVIKVFYEVHKEIPSKLLLVGEGPERVNAENLVNKLKISDDVMFLGNSSEVTKILCYSDIFLLPSQTESFGLAALEAMAAKTPVISTNTGGLPEVNIHGVTGYLSELGDVKDMAKNAISILKDDKTLETFKNNAREHTKRFSLENILPVYEEIYKSCYKSKIL from the coding sequence ATGAAAATAGGAATTGTTTGTTATCCAACATTTGGAGGAAGTGGAGTAGTAGCTACAGAATTAGGAATGGCTTTGGCAGATAAAGGTCATGAGGTGCATTTTATTACGTATAACCAGCCGGTTCGATTAGATTTTATTTCGCATAATTTACATTTTCATCAAGTCCTTTTAGAAGAATACCCTTTATTTCAATACCAACCTTATGAGTTGGCTTTGTCTAGTAAAATGGTAGAAGTTGTAGAAAAATTTGAGCTAGAAGTACTGCATGTGCATTATGCAATTCCGCATGCCTATGCTGCATACATGGCTAAACAAATGTTAAAAGAAAAAGGGATTCCTGTAAAAGTGGTTACCACATTGCATGGTACAGATATTACTTTAGTGGGTAGTCATCCAACTTATAAAACAGCCGTAGAATTTAGTATTAATAATTCTGATGTTGTTACTGCAGTTTCTAACGATTTAAAGAAAACATCAAACAGGCTTTTTAATATTAAAAAAGACATTAAAGTAATTTATAATTTTATTGATGTAGAAAAGTATGATAAATCACATCAACAAAAATGCAATAGAATTGCGATAGCGAAACCTCATGAACGTATTTTAACGCATATTAGTAATTTTAGACCTGTAAAAAGAGTAGAAGATGTTATCAAGGTTTTTTATGAAGTGCATAAAGAAATTCCGTCTAAATTATTATTAGTTGGTGAAGGGCCAGAAAGAGTAAATGCGGAAAATTTAGTAAATAAATTAAAAATTTCTGATGATGTTATGTTTTTAGGAAACAGTTCTGAAGTTACTAAAATCTTATGTTACTCAGATATTTTCTTATTACCCTCTCAAACAGAGAGTTTTGGTTTAGCTGCATTGGAAGCAATGGCGGCAAAAACACCTGTAATTTCTACAAACACAGGAGGTTTACCCGAAGTAAATATACATGGAGTAACTGGGTATTTAAGTGAGTTAGGAGATGTAAAAGATATGGCAAAAAATGCCATTTCTATATTAAAAGATGATAAAACGTTAGAAACTTTTAAAAATAATGCCAGAGAACATACTAAAAGATTTTCACTAGAAAATATTTTACCTGTTTATGAAGAAATATATAAGTCTTGTTATAAAAGCAAGATTTTATAA
- a CDS encoding DUF937 domain-containing protein, whose protein sequence is MAGILDLLNSDLGKQIISGVSGSTGNDASKTGSVLTMALPVLMKAMERNAATPEGAAGLMGALSGKHDGSILDNLGGLFNGGVDESVKQDGAGILSHVLGSKQQGVEQVIGQKAGLDAGSVANILKVAAPLLMGVLGKQSKQNNVSDSSGLGSLLGGMLGGNDTANEQNFLEKILDADGDGSVVDDVAGMFLGGDNKSSGGIGSLLGGLFGK, encoded by the coding sequence ATGGCAGGTATTTTAGACTTATTAAATAGTGATTTAGGAAAACAAATTATTTCTGGTGTTTCTGGTTCTACAGGAAATGACGCTAGCAAAACAGGTAGTGTATTAACAATGGCTTTGCCAGTTTTAATGAAAGCTATGGAAAGAAATGCTGCTACTCCAGAAGGAGCTGCAGGCTTAATGGGGGCTTTATCAGGCAAACATGATGGTAGTATTTTAGACAATTTGGGTGGTTTATTTAACGGTGGTGTAGATGAAAGCGTAAAACAAGATGGTGCCGGAATTTTAAGTCATGTTTTAGGAAGTAAACAACAAGGTGTAGAGCAAGTTATTGGTCAAAAAGCTGGTTTAGACGCAGGCTCTGTTGCTAATATTTTAAAAGTAGCGGCTCCATTATTAATGGGTGTTTTAGGTAAACAATCTAAACAAAATAACGTATCAGATTCTTCTGGATTAGGTAGTTTATTAGGCGGAATGTTAGGTGGTAATGATACTGCTAATGAGCAAAATTTCTTAGAAAAAATATTAGATGCAGACGGTGATGGAAGTGTTGTAGATGATGTTGCTGGAATGTTTTTAGGAGGTGACAATAAAAGTTCTGGAGGAATTGGAAGTTTATTGGGTGGTCTTTTTGGAAAATAA
- a CDS encoding dicarboxylate/amino acid:cation symporter, with translation MKKLALHWKILIGMVLGILFGFIMNSVDGGKGFVTDWIKPFGTIFINLLKLIAVPLILASLIKGISDLKDISKIKKMGFRTMVIYMLTTLVAIIIGLGIVNVVKPGAGMSADTIEKIKIKYETSTDLVDKLTKATAQHDAGPLQSLVDIFPSNIFTSLGNASMLQIIFFAIFVGISLLLIPEKKAKPLMDFFDSLNEVVMKMVDLIMLFAPYAVFALLTNVMIAFDDTEILLKLLVYALCVVAGLLLMIGFYLILISVYTKKSPIWFLKQISPAQILAFSTSSSAATLPVTMERVEEHLGVDSEVAGFVLPVGATINMDGTSLYQAIAAVFIMQVIWPEGLTFSNQVVIVATALLASIGSAAVPSAGMVMLVIVLESIGFPAELLPIGLALIFAVDRPLDMCRTVVNVTGDATVSVLVAKSLGKLHDPKPKEWDDNYEDVK, from the coding sequence ATGAAAAAACTAGCATTACACTGGAAAATTTTAATAGGTATGGTTCTTGGAATCCTCTTTGGTTTTATAATGAATTCTGTGGATGGAGGTAAAGGTTTTGTAACTGATTGGATAAAACCTTTTGGTACCATTTTTATCAATTTATTAAAATTAATTGCGGTACCATTAATTTTGGCTTCTTTAATTAAAGGAATTTCTGATTTAAAAGACATTTCTAAGATTAAAAAGATGGGTTTTAGAACCATGGTTATTTATATGTTAACCACCTTAGTTGCTATTATTATTGGTTTAGGTATTGTAAATGTGGTAAAACCTGGAGCAGGAATGTCTGCTGATACCATAGAAAAAATTAAGATTAAATATGAGACTTCTACAGATCTTGTAGACAAATTAACAAAAGCGACAGCACAACATGATGCGGGGCCATTACAATCTTTAGTAGATATTTTTCCGAGTAATATTTTTACTTCATTAGGAAATGCAAGTATGCTTCAAATTATCTTTTTTGCAATATTTGTGGGTATCTCTTTGTTATTAATTCCTGAGAAAAAAGCGAAACCTTTAATGGATTTCTTTGATTCATTAAATGAAGTGGTTATGAAAATGGTAGATTTAATTATGCTTTTTGCACCGTATGCTGTATTTGCGTTATTAACAAATGTTATGATTGCTTTTGATGATACAGAAATACTTTTAAAACTTTTAGTATATGCTCTTTGTGTGGTTGCTGGTTTATTATTAATGATTGGGTTCTACTTAATTTTGATAAGTGTTTACACAAAAAAATCACCAATTTGGTTTTTAAAACAAATAAGTCCTGCGCAAATATTAGCTTTTTCAACGAGTTCTAGTGCAGCAACTTTACCCGTTACCATGGAAAGAGTAGAAGAGCATTTAGGGGTAGATTCTGAAGTAGCTGGTTTTGTTTTACCTGTTGGTGCCACTATAAATATGGATGGCACAAGTTTGTATCAAGCCATTGCTGCCGTATTTATTATGCAAGTTATTTGGCCAGAAGGACTCACTTTTTCAAATCAGGTGGTAATTGTAGCTACTGCTTTATTAGCCTCCATTGGTTCTGCAGCAGTACCAAGTGCAGGTATGGTAATGTTGGTTATTGTATTAGAATCTATTGGTTTTCCTGCTGAATTATTACCTATTGGATTAGCACTAATTTTTGCTGTAGACAGACCCTTAGATATGTGTAGAACTGTTGTAAATGTTACAGGTGATGCTACGGTTTCTGTATTAGTAGCAAAATCTTTAGGTAAATTACATGATCCTAAACCAAAGGAATGGGATGATAATTATGAAGACGTAAAGTAG
- a CDS encoding sulfurtransferase, which translates to MMSLKITKPIVSVDWLQANLDHKNLIIFDCTIPKVTEKSSTSNSDEKYQIKGALFFDIKYTFSEVTSPFPNTMLDSKLFEERAQKLGVNNESIIVCYDDLGIYSSPRVWWMFQLMGFANVAVLDGGFPKWNENNYLVEKQKKNTRLKGDFKVNYQPEKIKFTEDILNAIKNETLLITDARSKGRFNCTEPEPRSDAKGGHIPNSVSLPFSEIIENGTFKSEAALKVIFNQINPEDKAFIFSCGTGITAAVLALGAEISGFKNYAVYDGSWTEWGSTENLPIEI; encoded by the coding sequence ATGATGTCATTAAAAATAACAAAACCCATAGTTTCTGTAGATTGGTTACAAGCTAATTTAGATCATAAAAATCTAATTATTTTTGATTGTACCATCCCAAAAGTAACAGAAAAATCTAGTACCTCTAATTCTGATGAAAAATATCAGATTAAAGGCGCTTTGTTTTTTGATATTAAATATACTTTTTCTGAGGTAACTTCACCATTTCCGAATACAATGCTTGACTCCAAATTATTTGAAGAAAGAGCACAAAAGTTGGGTGTAAATAATGAGAGTATTATTGTTTGTTATGACGATTTAGGTATTTATTCATCACCTAGAGTTTGGTGGATGTTTCAATTAATGGGTTTTGCAAATGTTGCCGTATTAGATGGAGGTTTTCCAAAATGGAATGAAAATAATTATCTTGTTGAAAAACAGAAAAAGAACACACGTTTAAAAGGTGATTTTAAGGTGAATTATCAACCAGAAAAAATTAAATTTACAGAGGATATTTTGAATGCAATTAAAAATGAAACTTTGTTAATTACCGATGCACGTTCTAAAGGTCGTTTTAATTGTACGGAACCAGAACCAAGAAGCGACGCAAAAGGAGGACATATTCCTAATTCGGTAAGTTTGCCTTTTAGTGAGATCATAGAAAATGGAACATTCAAATCTGAAGCAGCATTAAAAGTAATCTTTAATCAAATAAATCCAGAAGATAAAGCTTTTATTTTTTCTTGTGGAACAGGTATAACAGCTGCTGTATTGGCTTTAGGTGCAGAAATATCAGGGTTTAAAAATTACGCTGTTTATGATGGCTCATGGACAGAATGGGGAAGTACAGAAAATTTACCAATAGAAATTTAA
- a CDS encoding TlpA disulfide reductase family protein encodes MKASLLKKYISFILLILILIACQSPAPISGKIEGILKKDLKIYLIQPENLKEVAASYFGKVIDSAVVNSDGSFKFYHFPKSKEPILLELALQLPDKYPTYLQTENTAKSNYMPILWQSGNTIRITAKIDEFQKSFSIENPSKINKTFLELRDINQKAYQTYLKDKNWDVHKGDQLLQKEHAILQYQQELINFADSTELLMPALLALRWVSPVYNYERVPEFLVNQCNKWKEKAPNHPWVKQLCEQSESSKLPVLLGDKFPNIKLPMITKDTLNIEKVLGNKLTIIDLWASWCAPCRKENREFLLPIYKEYHKQGLQIIAYGLESDEATWKAAINRDGANIWLHTSELQGDNALFLKQIRISTIPANFILNNKGIVIAKNIHGNAIKDWVKNYMKNN; translated from the coding sequence ATGAAAGCTAGTCTTTTAAAAAAATATATTAGTTTTATCTTACTCATTTTAATTTTAATAGCGTGCCAATCACCAGCACCTATATCTGGTAAAATTGAAGGTATTCTAAAAAAAGATCTAAAGATATATCTTATTCAACCTGAGAATTTAAAAGAAGTAGCGGCATCTTATTTCGGAAAAGTCATAGATTCTGCTGTTGTAAATTCTGATGGTAGTTTTAAATTTTACCATTTTCCAAAAAGTAAAGAGCCTATTTTGTTAGAATTAGCCTTACAACTACCCGATAAATATCCTACTTATTTACAAACTGAAAATACGGCTAAATCTAATTATATGCCAATTCTATGGCAATCTGGAAACACGATTAGAATTACCGCAAAAATAGATGAATTTCAAAAAAGTTTTTCCATTGAAAATCCTTCTAAAATTAATAAGACTTTCTTAGAATTAAGAGATATCAACCAGAAAGCCTACCAAACCTATTTAAAAGATAAAAATTGGGATGTGCACAAAGGAGATCAGTTATTACAAAAAGAACATGCTATTTTACAATATCAGCAAGAATTAATAAACTTTGCAGATAGCACGGAACTTCTTATGCCTGCACTCTTAGCTTTACGATGGGTAAGTCCAGTCTATAATTACGAACGTGTTCCGGAGTTTTTAGTAAATCAATGTAATAAGTGGAAAGAAAAAGCACCAAATCACCCTTGGGTAAAACAACTATGCGAGCAAAGCGAGTCTTCTAAATTACCTGTTTTATTGGGAGATAAATTTCCAAACATAAAATTGCCAATGATAACGAAAGACACTCTTAATATAGAGAAAGTTTTAGGAAATAAACTTACTATTATAGATTTATGGGCTTCGTGGTGCGCTCCTTGCAGAAAAGAAAATCGAGAATTTTTACTTCCTATTTATAAGGAATATCATAAACAAGGTTTGCAAATTATTGCTTATGGTTTAGAGTCTGATGAAGCTACATGGAAAGCTGCTATAAACCGTGATGGGGCAAATATTTGGTTGCATACATCTGAATTGCAAGGTGACAATGCGCTATTTTTAAAACAAATAAGAATTAGCACTATACCCGCAAACTTTATTTTAAACAATAAAGGCATCGTGATTGCCAAAAACATTCATGGTAATGCCATAAAAGATTGGGTTAAAAATTATATGAAAAATAATTAA
- the fahA gene encoding fumarylacetoacetase, whose amino-acid sequence MIISANNPNRKSWLKVDKNSDFPIQNIPFGVFITRDDIITIGSRIGDFAIDLGAFHQLGYFKGIPLTDDIFLQDNLNDFIADGRKTWRLVRNRISEVFDVTNGILRDNANHKDKIIFRMDEVEMLLPVAVGDFTDFSTSKMHATNIASLSDNTDNTLSANWTQMPVGYHSRSSSIVPSGTKIRRPYGQTKPDEGSTIPNFGPTELLDFELEMAFITTDANVLGDRIPIKETEEYIFGLVQLNDWSAKDIQAWEKVPFGPFLGKNFASTISPWIVTLDALEPFRVENTNNTEKPLAYLEQKEKGSYDIHLQVGIKPENGEETIISNSNFKYTYWTMAQQLAHHTVNGCPVESGDLMGSGAISGPTKDSYGSMLELTWKGENPITLKDGTERKFINDNDTVIMRAHCKNNKVRIGFGECVGKILPAK is encoded by the coding sequence ATGATCATATCAGCAAATAATCCAAATAGAAAATCCTGGTTAAAGGTAGATAAAAATTCAGACTTTCCCATTCAGAACATCCCTTTTGGTGTTTTTATCACTAGAGATGATATTATAACGATTGGTAGTAGAATAGGTGATTTTGCGATAGATTTAGGGGCTTTTCATCAATTGGGTTACTTTAAAGGAATTCCGTTAACGGATGATATTTTTCTTCAAGATAACTTAAATGATTTTATTGCAGATGGTCGTAAAACATGGCGATTGGTTAGAAATAGAATTTCTGAAGTTTTTGATGTTACCAATGGTATTTTAAGAGATAATGCCAACCATAAAGATAAAATTATTTTTAGAATGGACGAAGTAGAAATGTTATTACCAGTTGCTGTTGGTGATTTTACAGATTTTTCTACAAGCAAAATGCATGCTACAAATATAGCTTCGTTATCGGATAATACAGACAATACTTTATCTGCAAATTGGACTCAAATGCCAGTTGGTTATCATTCTAGAAGTTCTTCTATCGTTCCTTCTGGAACAAAAATAAGAAGGCCATATGGACAAACAAAACCAGATGAAGGAAGTACTATTCCTAATTTTGGACCAACGGAATTATTAGATTTCGAATTAGAAATGGCATTTATAACTACGGATGCAAATGTTTTAGGTGATCGTATTCCTATTAAAGAAACCGAAGAGTATATTTTTGGTTTGGTACAATTAAACGATTGGTCTGCAAAAGATATTCAAGCATGGGAAAAAGTACCTTTTGGGCCATTTTTAGGAAAAAACTTTGCTTCAACAATTTCTCCTTGGATTGTAACTTTAGATGCATTAGAACCTTTTAGAGTAGAAAACACTAATAATACAGAAAAACCTTTAGCTTATTTAGAACAAAAAGAAAAAGGAAGTTACGATATTCATTTACAGGTGGGAATTAAACCAGAAAATGGTGAAGAAACGATTATTTCTAACTCTAATTTTAAGTATACCTATTGGACAATGGCACAACAATTAGCGCATCATACCGTTAATGGATGTCCGGTAGAATCTGGAGATTTAATGGGATCTGGTGCTATTTCTGGCCCAACAAAAGATAGTTATGGTTCTATGTTAGAATTAACTTGGAAAGGAGAAAATCCTATTACATTAAAAGATGGTACAGAACGTAAATTTATTAATGATAACGATACGGTAATTATGCGAGCTCATTGTAAAAATAATAAAGTTCGTATTGGTTTTGGAGAATGTGTTGGTAAAATATTACCTGCTAAATAA